The Brasilonema sennae CENA114 genome includes a region encoding these proteins:
- a CDS encoding GUN4 domain-containing protein — protein sequence MTDPLIVSGTHSNIDSLRQPLVSGSTNTQQQVIPQLANLGDTGLDVLMEFLFGRKENPATWVDGKVYQVLYNSDSSKAKDFLQAYFPNGIVPLTSECGIDYSSVQQLLAASDFQAADRMTLQKMCELTGGAAVQRKWLYFTEVGNFPATDLKTINSLWLVHSEGKFGFTVQREIWLSLGKNWENLWEKIGWKKGNNWTRYPNEFTWDLSAPRGHLPLSNQLRGVRVIASLLSHPAWN from the coding sequence ATGACAGACCCATTGATTGTATCAGGCACTCATAGTAACATCGACTCCCTCCGCCAACCGTTGGTCTCTGGGTCTACTAACACCCAACAGCAGGTGATCCCACAATTAGCTAACCTGGGAGATACAGGCTTAGATGTCCTGATGGAATTTTTATTTGGACGTAAAGAAAATCCTGCAACTTGGGTGGATGGGAAAGTATACCAGGTTCTTTATAACTCTGATTCATCCAAGGCAAAAGATTTTTTGCAAGCTTATTTCCCGAATGGGATCGTACCTCTGACATCAGAATGTGGCATTGATTACAGTTCTGTACAACAATTACTTGCAGCTTCTGACTTTCAAGCAGCCGATCGCATGACTCTACAAAAAATGTGTGAACTTACAGGAGGCGCAGCGGTGCAAAGAAAATGGTTATATTTTACTGAAGTAGGAAATTTCCCAGCCACTGACTTAAAGACCATCAACAGTCTGTGGTTAGTCCACTCGGAAGGAAAGTTTGGCTTTACCGTACAGCGAGAAATTTGGTTGAGTCTGGGTAAAAACTGGGAGAATCTTTGGGAAAAAATTGGTTGGAAAAAAGGCAATAACTGGACGCGTTACCCTAACGAGTTCACTTGGGATTTAAGCGCTCCGAGAGGTCATCTACCTTTATCCAACCAACTACGTGGAGTGCGAGTGATTGCTTCTTTACTATCTCACCCTGCTTGGAATTAG
- the mtnA gene encoding S-methyl-5-thioribose-1-phosphate isomerase encodes MNSSTNQVYPVIWHNNSVSLIDQTRLPNEYAFVEIHRCSDMAQAIKTMIVRGAPAIGVAAAYGMYLGAREIETSDRNQFLNQLDKVAQLLRTTRPTAVNLFWAISRMLKTAYETFGTVEDIKQTLLNTARSINAEDLQTCYAIGDNGLKVLPQTPEKLTILTHCNAGALATAGYGTALGVVRSVFREGRLARVFADETRPRLQGAKLTAWECVQEGIPVTLITDSMAAHCMKEGLIDIVVVGADRIAANGDTANKIGTYSLALVAKAHNIPFYVAAPLSTVDFSLSHGNEIPIEERNPEEIYQIGDTIITPTGAEFYNPAFDVTPAQLITGIITENGVFAPGELTKSRIKQFA; translated from the coding sequence ATGAACTCTTCCACAAACCAGGTTTATCCCGTTATTTGGCATAACAACTCGGTCTCACTGATTGACCAAACCCGTTTACCTAACGAGTATGCTTTTGTAGAAATCCATCGCTGCTCAGATATGGCGCAGGCAATTAAAACTATGATTGTACGAGGTGCACCTGCAATTGGCGTGGCTGCAGCATATGGAATGTATCTTGGGGCACGGGAAATTGAAACTAGCGATCGCAATCAATTTTTGAACCAATTGGACAAAGTAGCCCAACTGCTACGTACCACTCGTCCGACAGCAGTCAATTTATTTTGGGCAATTTCACGAATGCTGAAAACCGCCTACGAAACTTTTGGAACAGTAGAAGACATTAAACAAACCCTACTGAATACAGCCCGATCTATCAACGCGGAAGATTTGCAAACCTGCTATGCGATTGGCGACAATGGCTTGAAAGTCTTACCTCAAACTCCAGAAAAACTCACAATTCTAACCCATTGTAACGCTGGAGCATTAGCAACCGCAGGTTACGGAACTGCTTTGGGTGTCGTGCGTTCTGTTTTTCGAGAAGGGCGTTTAGCGCGGGTGTTCGCGGACGAAACTCGTCCTCGCTTGCAAGGTGCAAAACTGACGGCATGGGAATGTGTCCAAGAAGGCATCCCTGTTACGCTCATTACTGACAGTATGGCAGCTCACTGCATGAAGGAGGGTTTGATTGATATCGTTGTTGTTGGTGCTGATAGAATTGCTGCTAACGGAGACACCGCAAACAAAATTGGTACGTATAGTTTAGCACTCGTTGCTAAAGCACATAACATTCCTTTCTATGTTGCTGCACCCCTTTCCACCGTTGATTTTTCTTTATCCCACGGTAATGAAATTCCAATTGAGGAGCGTAATCCAGAGGAAATCTACCAAATTGGCGACACTATTATTACACCAACTGGGGCAGAATTTTATAACCCAGCTTTTGATGTCACACCAGCCCAGTTGATTACAGGAATCATCACAGAAAATGGGGTGTTTGCTCCAGGGGAATTAACAAAATCCCGAATCAAGCAATTTGCTTAA
- a CDS encoding NADP-dependent isocitrate dehydrogenase: MYDKITPPTTGAKITFKNGEPIVPDNPIIPFIRGDGTGIDIWPATEKVLDAAVETAYKGKRKISWFKIYAGDEACELYGTYQYLPQDTQTAIKEYGVAIKGPLTTPVGGGIRSLNVALRQIFDLYACVRPCRYYAGTPSPHKNPEKLDVIVYRENTEDIYLGIEWRQGDEIGARLISMLNNELIPATPEHGKKRIPLDSGIGIKPISKKGSQRLVRRAIKHALQLPKNKQQVTLVHKGNIMKYTEGAFRDWGYELATTEFRNETITERESWILSNKEKNANISLEENAQMIDPGFNALTKEKQAQIVKEVETVLNSIWETHGNGKWKDKIMVNDRIADSIFQQIQTRPDEYSILATMNLNGDYLSDAAAAIVGGLGMGPGANIGDACAIFEATHGTAPKHAGLDKINPGSVILSGVMMLEFMGWQEAADLIKKGLGDAIANSQVTYDLARLLEPPVEPLKCSEFADAIIKHFS, translated from the coding sequence ATGTACGACAAAATTACCCCGCCCACAACCGGAGCAAAAATTACCTTCAAGAATGGAGAGCCAATTGTTCCGGACAACCCAATTATCCCTTTTATTCGAGGTGACGGCACGGGGATTGATATTTGGCCCGCTACCGAGAAAGTCCTTGATGCTGCAGTGGAAACGGCATACAAGGGTAAGCGGAAGATAAGTTGGTTTAAGATTTATGCCGGAGATGAGGCTTGTGAATTATACGGTACATATCAATATTTACCCCAAGATACTCAAACGGCAATTAAAGAGTATGGTGTTGCTATAAAAGGACCTTTGACAACTCCTGTCGGGGGTGGTATCCGGTCTCTCAATGTAGCTCTGCGGCAAATTTTTGACCTCTATGCCTGCGTACGTCCTTGCCGCTATTATGCAGGTACGCCCTCACCTCATAAAAATCCAGAAAAACTTGATGTCATTGTCTACCGGGAAAATACGGAAGATATTTATTTGGGGATTGAGTGGCGACAAGGTGATGAAATTGGCGCTCGCCTGATTTCTATGCTCAACAACGAGCTTATTCCCGCAACACCAGAACACGGTAAAAAGAGAATTCCTTTAGACTCAGGCATTGGCATCAAACCCATCAGCAAAAAGGGTTCTCAGCGCTTGGTACGACGTGCCATCAAACACGCCTTGCAACTCCCTAAAAATAAGCAACAGGTGACTTTGGTGCACAAAGGCAACATCATGAAGTACACTGAAGGCGCTTTCCGCGATTGGGGTTACGAGTTGGCAACGACCGAGTTTCGCAATGAGACCATTACCGAAAGAGAATCTTGGATTTTGAGTAACAAGGAGAAGAACGCCAATATCTCCTTAGAAGAAAACGCCCAAATGATAGATCCTGGATTTAACGCCCTGACCAAAGAAAAGCAAGCTCAAATTGTCAAGGAAGTTGAAACAGTTCTTAACTCAATTTGGGAAACTCACGGTAATGGCAAGTGGAAAGATAAAATAATGGTCAATGACCGCATTGCCGATAGTATTTTCCAACAAATTCAAACTCGCCCCGATGAGTATTCCATTCTGGCAACAATGAACTTGAATGGCGATTACTTGTCTGATGCAGCAGCTGCTATTGTTGGCGGACTGGGAATGGGACCAGGGGCAAATATCGGCGATGCATGTGCCATTTTTGAAGCCACCCACGGTACAGCACCCAAACACGCAGGGTTAGACAAAATAAACCCCGGTTCAGTGATTTTATCTGGTGTGATGATGCTGGAGTTTATGGGTTGGCAAGAAGCGGCTGATTTGATTAAGAAAGGCTTAGGCGATGCGATCGCTAACAGTCAAGTTACCTACGACTTAGCAAGGTTGCTAGAACCCCCAGTCGAACCCTTAAAGTGTTCTGAATTCGCGGACGCAATCATTAAACATTTTAGTTAG
- a CDS encoding acyltransferase: protein MKIEQLFSKSQRFQELLFLSLVGALPTILLGPKLRNILYRSLFARMGKTVFIQEGVEFIKASCIEVGDGVFLFKGARIDARGHENNRIYLNDKVAIERNVSIGCLEDSYIEIDQETFIGPGVCIAGPGDIKIGKRCLIAANAGIYANNHNFVDPIEPIKYQGITCKGIVIEDDCWLGHGVVVLDGVTIGEGSVIGAGAVVTKDIPPFSVAVGVPAKVIKSRTRKQLLNITE, encoded by the coding sequence ATGAAGATAGAGCAATTATTCTCAAAATCACAGCGCTTTCAAGAACTTTTATTTCTTAGTTTAGTAGGCGCTCTACCCACAATTCTTTTAGGTCCAAAATTGCGTAATATACTCTACCGAAGTCTTTTTGCCCGTATGGGTAAAACAGTTTTTATTCAAGAGGGTGTTGAATTTATAAAAGCTTCTTGTATTGAAGTAGGTGATGGAGTGTTTCTTTTTAAAGGTGCTCGTATAGATGCACGAGGACACGAAAACAATAGAATATATTTAAACGATAAAGTAGCCATTGAGCGTAATGTTAGTATTGGGTGTTTGGAGGATTCATATATAGAGATTGATCAAGAGACCTTCATTGGTCCTGGCGTTTGTATCGCTGGACCTGGAGACATTAAAATAGGTAAACGGTGTCTGATCGCAGCAAATGCTGGAATATATGCAAATAATCATAATTTTGTAGACCCCATTGAGCCAATTAAATATCAAGGTATTACCTGCAAAGGAATTGTGATAGAGGATGACTGCTGGCTAGGACATGGTGTCGTAGTCTTAGACGGAGTCACTATCGGTGAGGGTAGTGTTATTGGTGCAGGAGCAGTTGTAACCAAAGATATTCCTCCGTTCTCAGTTGCTGTGGGAGTCCCGGCGAAAGTGATTAAAAGCCGCACCCGCAAACAATTGCTCAATATCACAGAGTAA